The following are encoded in a window of Persicobacter psychrovividus genomic DNA:
- a CDS encoding RagB/SusD family nutrient uptake outer membrane protein, which yields MKLKYLVAAAMMGVVTLPSCNNFLDITQENTNPTETINYSDLSQMYAPVSGTYAIARSKMTQWEVWPLLNVRGDEVTKGGGSEADQHDYLEVENYNYDAIQNFWALNNAWMAYYGIIYNTFDNQKLLDNFKPYLNTDKDKDMYAQYTAEITFHRALAYYFISNLWGDAPIIPADNQMAVVIPKSSQQQIRQHVIDMLKDILPALPAQRPDQNSHPGAVTKYTAETLIAKTALQMGDMQTVKEMTDDIINNGGFSLQTGANYRTLFQIPGKLCAESIYEFQFTDFGNPTGDNIYGGAWFQHQGPRGASGNLSGWGFGTIEPGFIKFMKDRKETTRYDIDVLESGKTTPEGDAIPEFKPSYAPYNGTDANYNAKAYTPSSQITAGRNDYGVGNNIRLFRYADVLLMNAEAKLAVGGDAATPFNLVRQRASMPAIAAPTKADILNERRAEMANEWGDRFNDLVRTNDPSVKGHEFLPYPTAQVDLNPDLAN from the coding sequence ATGAAACTTAAATATTTAGTTGCAGCAGCAATGATGGGAGTAGTTACACTTCCATCTTGTAACAACTTCTTGGACATCACGCAGGAGAATACAAATCCTACGGAAACCATCAATTACAGCGATCTTTCGCAAATGTATGCACCAGTTTCTGGTACTTATGCGATTGCCCGTTCCAAAATGACCCAATGGGAAGTTTGGCCATTGTTGAACGTTCGTGGTGATGAAGTAACCAAAGGTGGTGGCTCTGAGGCCGATCAGCACGATTACCTTGAAGTAGAAAATTATAACTACGATGCAATACAGAACTTCTGGGCGTTGAACAACGCCTGGATGGCCTACTATGGTATCATTTATAACACCTTCGACAACCAAAAATTGTTGGACAACTTCAAGCCGTACTTGAATACGGACAAGGATAAAGATATGTATGCACAATACACTGCGGAGATCACTTTCCACAGAGCACTGGCTTACTACTTTATCTCAAACCTTTGGGGAGATGCACCGATTATTCCTGCAGACAACCAAATGGCCGTAGTGATTCCTAAGTCTTCGCAGCAGCAGATCCGTCAGCATGTGATTGATATGTTGAAAGACATTCTTCCTGCTTTGCCTGCACAGCGTCCTGACCAGAATTCACATCCTGGAGCGGTAACAAAATATACTGCCGAAACATTGATCGCCAAAACGGCGCTTCAAATGGGCGATATGCAGACCGTAAAAGAAATGACCGATGACATCATCAACAATGGTGGATTCTCACTTCAAACGGGCGCAAACTACAGAACATTGTTCCAGATTCCTGGCAAGTTGTGTGCGGAGTCTATCTATGAATTCCAATTCACTGATTTCGGCAACCCTACAGGTGATAATATCTATGGTGGCGCTTGGTTCCAACACCAGGGTCCACGTGGTGCATCAGGTAACTTGAGTGGCTGGGGATTCGGTACTATCGAGCCTGGCTTCATCAAATTCATGAAAGACCGTAAGGAAACAACTCGTTACGATATCGATGTACTTGAGTCTGGGAAAACAACTCCTGAAGGAGATGCAATTCCTGAATTCAAGCCTTCATATGCGCCTTACAACGGTACTGACGCCAACTACAATGCGAAAGCTTACACGCCATCAAGCCAGATTACTGCTGGTCGTAACGATTACGGTGTAGGTAACAACATTCGCTTGTTCCGTTATGCAGATGTATTGTTGATGAATGCTGAAGCCAAATTGGCTGTTGGTGGCGATGCTGCGACACCATTCAACTTGGTACGTCAGCGTGCAAGCATGCCAGCGATTGCTGCACCAACAAAAGCGGACATCCTGAACGAGCGTCGTGCAGAAATGGCCAATGAGTGGGGTGATCGTTTTAACGATTTGGTTCGTACCAATGATCCTTCAGTAAAAGGACATGAGTTCTTGCCTTATCCTACAGCTCAGGTGGATTTGAACCCTGATCTTGCGAATTAA
- a CDS encoding glucoamylase family protein, with the protein MKKALLILFTFIFSQAFAQDAYFFRNSKNAEYYDTGLAFPTAPSLLKQVNGDKLPVTSAVAVEGNALELSYTSMPNGQWKAVIITPGWGFQDLSVKKEITFMLRSEVALAANDLPDFSLEAQTGANVTAKQPLANYIKDLPAQQWVKVTIPLEALRKDAANANIDFQKIKGFNFEQGGTDGKPHTLYVDNITATGAQGVDPNQPLPELNNLKIKGYDSHIEITFDAPSATGYQAALYHINRQKDTVEVATTNLNHFMDFVGQDTTVQYAVRWLQNGRKSPYQLLKASTKTMTDQQLVEMVQEHTFRFFWDGAFATGVTAERRTVGQDPGNIVATGGSGWGFMAVPVGVKHQWISRAEGAQRVLNMLNFFRGAERFHGAWAHWIDINTGKAIPFSEKDNGADIVETALLAQGMIATSSYFDGSNATETMIRSRVKELLNTIEWKWFLNKGNSIFWHWSPDYGFAMNHTVHGFNEAMIVYVLAAAGEHGVGKVPYDKGWAMDGKMRNGQTFYNFKLPLGYDMGGSLFLSQYSFMVVDPNGLSDQYAKYDEQVINQTKINHAYCVANTSKGYSNLIWGLTASDIPGGYFASEPSSSGANDDGTIAPTAALGAMAYTPELSLPTLKKFYRELGPKIFKWYGFRDAFNTHKDWVAAGYLAIDEGPILVMLENYSSGLLWKLGMTSPYIQSGLKRLNIAWNKEKYDVITAATKPVERMTDARVFVNQNQQLLRIFTKEPIKRASVRAISMLGQSYALANLQQYNTYSTVRLGHLAAGIYFLQFETQDGKHANVKFMLK; encoded by the coding sequence ATGAAAAAGGCTTTACTTATATTATTTACCTTCATTTTTTCACAGGCATTCGCCCAGGATGCTTACTTTTTCAGGAACAGTAAGAACGCTGAATATTACGATACTGGCTTGGCTTTTCCTACTGCACCAAGCCTTTTAAAGCAAGTGAATGGCGATAAATTGCCTGTAACTTCGGCTGTTGCCGTCGAAGGAAACGCCCTTGAGCTTAGCTATACCTCCATGCCTAACGGGCAATGGAAAGCAGTAATTATAACACCAGGATGGGGTTTTCAGGATCTGAGTGTGAAGAAGGAAATCACGTTCATGCTTCGCTCCGAAGTGGCTTTAGCAGCCAACGATCTTCCTGATTTTAGCCTCGAAGCCCAAACAGGTGCCAATGTTACCGCCAAGCAACCGCTTGCTAACTATATCAAAGATTTACCTGCTCAGCAATGGGTAAAAGTAACAATCCCTTTGGAGGCCCTGAGAAAGGATGCCGCCAATGCAAATATTGACTTTCAAAAAATTAAAGGCTTTAATTTCGAGCAAGGTGGCACCGATGGAAAACCCCATACCCTGTATGTGGACAACATCACGGCGACCGGGGCGCAAGGGGTAGACCCTAACCAGCCTTTGCCGGAATTGAACAACCTAAAAATCAAAGGCTATGACAGCCATATAGAAATTACCTTCGATGCCCCTTCAGCAACTGGCTATCAGGCGGCACTTTATCATATCAATCGCCAAAAAGACACCGTTGAGGTGGCGACCACCAACTTGAATCACTTTATGGATTTTGTTGGGCAGGATACCACCGTACAATATGCGGTGCGCTGGTTGCAAAATGGCAGAAAATCCCCTTATCAGTTGCTAAAAGCAAGCACAAAAACCATGACTGACCAACAGCTTGTGGAAATGGTGCAGGAGCATACCTTCCGTTTTTTCTGGGACGGTGCCTTTGCCACAGGCGTAACCGCAGAGCGTAGAACCGTAGGGCAAGACCCTGGAAATATCGTGGCCACAGGTGGTTCTGGCTGGGGCTTTATGGCTGTTCCTGTTGGGGTAAAACACCAATGGATCAGCAGGGCAGAAGGCGCACAACGCGTATTGAACATGCTGAACTTCTTCCGTGGTGCCGAACGCTTCCATGGAGCTTGGGCACACTGGATTGATATTAATACGGGAAAAGCCATTCCATTTTCAGAAAAAGACAACGGTGCCGACATCGTCGAAACGGCTTTGCTGGCACAGGGAATGATCGCTACTTCTTCCTATTTCGACGGCTCCAATGCAACGGAAACAATGATCCGCAGCCGCGTAAAAGAATTATTGAATACCATTGAATGGAAATGGTTCCTGAACAAGGGAAATAGCATTTTCTGGCACTGGTCTCCTGATTATGGATTTGCCATGAACCATACGGTGCATGGTTTCAATGAAGCCATGATCGTTTATGTACTTGCCGCAGCAGGTGAGCATGGCGTAGGCAAAGTGCCTTACGATAAAGGCTGGGCTATGGATGGCAAAATGCGTAATGGGCAGACCTTCTATAATTTTAAGTTGCCTTTGGGCTACGATATGGGTGGTTCATTATTCCTGAGCCAGTATTCTTTCATGGTCGTGGATCCGAACGGATTGAGTGACCAGTATGCCAAATACGACGAGCAGGTGATCAATCAGACAAAAATCAACCATGCCTACTGTGTGGCCAATACTTCCAAAGGATATTCAAACTTGATTTGGGGACTGACCGCCTCCGATATTCCTGGCGGTTATTTTGCCAGCGAACCAAGTTCAAGTGGTGCCAACGATGACGGTACCATTGCACCAACAGCGGCTTTGGGAGCGATGGCCTATACCCCTGAACTTTCCCTGCCAACATTGAAGAAATTCTATCGTGAACTCGGGCCAAAAATCTTCAAGTGGTATGGCTTCCGCGATGCTTTCAATACCCATAAAGACTGGGTAGCAGCAGGCTATTTGGCCATTGATGAAGGACCAATTTTGGTGATGCTGGAAAACTACAGCAGTGGTTTACTCTGGAAACTCGGCATGACCTCTCCTTACATTCAGTCGGGTTTGAAACGCCTGAATATTGCCTGGAACAAGGAAAAATACGATGTCATTACAGCGGCTACAAAACCTGTGGAACGCATGACCGACGCCCGTGTTTTTGTAAACCAAAATCAGCAGTTGTTGCGCATTTTCACCAAAGAGCCGATTAAGCGGGCTTCGGTACGCGCCATTTCGATGCTTGGGCAGTCGTATGCACTGGCTAACCTTCAGCAGTACAATACCTACAGCACGGTGCGCCTCGGTCACCTTGCGGCAGGTATCTACTTCTTGCAATTCGAAACGCAAGATGGCAAGCATGCCAATGTGAAATTTATGCTGAAATAA
- the bglX gene encoding beta-glucosidase BglX codes for MLIMAASCSHEPSATQKYDWQSYSKDPVIEHKVDSLLSIMSLDEKIGQMSQFAGQGAVTGPKIDDHFKGYLKKGEVGSMFNVFGAKGLRKIQEEAIKNSPHHIPILFAADVIHGYKTIFPMPLGEAASWDLGMMYKTARIAAEEASSTGISWTFAPMVDIGRDARWGRNMEGAGEDAYLGSLIAEARVKGFQGITTYKDFTKPNTILACTKHFAAYGATESGREYNTVDISDRTLRETYFPTYHATVKAGVATFMTSFNEIAGVPSTGSKYLYTDVLRKEWGFTGMVVTDYTAINELVAHGFAADLKEAGMKSANAGIDMDMNGEVFVKNLHALVKEGKVSEKTINRAAARILELKFMLGLFQDPFRYMDEAREKATVGKPEFRKVARKAAAASMVLLKNKNNVLPLQKNVAKRVALIGPMIKERRSLNGEWAIRGDRKESVTLYEGLTAKYKGTKVKFTYAKGCDLLNKEGHKGFAAALRAARNADVILFAGGEDFNWSGEAACRTNIQLPAPQVDLLKALKKLHKPIVMVTLNGRPLDLSWEDANLDGIVEAWYPGTEAGNAVADIISGDVNPAAKITMTFPRNVGQVPIYYNRKNTGRPLDEKHWADYKSSYIDSPNSPLYPFGYGLSYTSFQYSNLKLDQKSFTKDGQIKVSVDVKNTGKYDGQEIVQMYIRDIAASVTRPVKELKGFHKIALKKGETKTVHFTINKKTIEFLGLDAKTLVAEPGKFDLWVAKSAGDNSLHTQFSYQ; via the coding sequence ATGTTGATCATGGCAGCTTCTTGTAGCCACGAACCAAGTGCTACACAGAAGTACGACTGGCAGTCCTATTCCAAAGATCCCGTGATTGAGCACAAAGTAGATTCTTTGCTTTCTATCATGTCACTGGATGAAAAAATCGGTCAGATGTCGCAGTTCGCTGGTCAAGGCGCTGTTACAGGACCAAAAATCGACGACCACTTTAAAGGCTATTTGAAAAAGGGTGAAGTAGGCTCTATGTTCAACGTTTTTGGTGCCAAGGGTCTTCGTAAAATTCAGGAGGAAGCGATCAAAAACTCTCCTCATCATATTCCGATTCTTTTTGCTGCCGATGTGATCCACGGTTACAAAACCATCTTCCCAATGCCATTGGGCGAGGCGGCTTCCTGGGATTTGGGCATGATGTACAAGACGGCGCGTATTGCGGCGGAAGAAGCATCATCGACAGGGATCAGCTGGACATTCGCTCCTATGGTGGATATCGGGCGCGATGCACGCTGGGGACGTAACATGGAAGGTGCAGGAGAAGATGCTTATTTGGGCTCTTTGATTGCCGAAGCACGTGTTAAAGGTTTCCAGGGAATCACAACATACAAAGATTTTACTAAACCAAATACGATTTTGGCTTGTACCAAGCACTTCGCTGCTTATGGTGCTACAGAATCTGGTCGTGAGTATAACACTGTAGATATCTCTGACCGTACTTTGCGTGAGACTTACTTCCCAACTTACCATGCAACGGTAAAAGCGGGCGTAGCGACTTTCATGACTTCGTTCAACGAAATCGCTGGTGTACCTTCTACAGGTAGCAAGTATTTGTATACTGACGTTTTGCGTAAGGAATGGGGATTCACCGGTATGGTGGTAACAGATTACACTGCAATCAACGAATTGGTAGCGCATGGTTTTGCGGCTGATTTGAAAGAAGCAGGAATGAAATCTGCCAATGCAGGAATCGACATGGACATGAATGGCGAGGTATTCGTTAAAAACCTTCACGCTTTGGTGAAAGAAGGTAAAGTGTCTGAAAAAACCATCAACCGTGCAGCAGCGCGTATTTTGGAATTGAAATTCATGCTGGGCTTGTTCCAGGATCCTTTCCGTTATATGGATGAGGCTCGTGAGAAAGCAACCGTAGGTAAGCCTGAATTCAGAAAAGTAGCCCGTAAGGCTGCAGCGGCATCAATGGTATTGTTGAAAAACAAAAACAACGTTTTGCCTCTTCAGAAAAATGTCGCTAAACGTGTTGCCTTGATCGGTCCGATGATCAAAGAGCGTCGCAGCTTGAACGGTGAGTGGGCAATCCGCGGAGACCGCAAAGAGTCTGTTACTTTGTATGAAGGTTTAACGGCCAAATACAAAGGCACAAAAGTGAAATTCACTTACGCTAAAGGATGTGACCTTTTGAACAAAGAAGGACACAAAGGTTTTGCTGCTGCTTTGCGTGCGGCGCGTAATGCTGATGTGATCTTGTTCGCTGGTGGTGAAGATTTCAACTGGTCTGGTGAAGCGGCTTGCCGTACCAACATTCAGTTGCCTGCTCCACAAGTTGACTTGTTGAAAGCACTGAAAAAATTGCATAAGCCAATCGTGATGGTAACGTTGAACGGTCGTCCTTTGGATCTTTCTTGGGAAGATGCCAACCTTGACGGTATCGTTGAAGCGTGGTACCCAGGTACTGAAGCAGGTAATGCAGTGGCAGATATCATCTCTGGAGATGTAAACCCTGCAGCGAAAATCACCATGACATTCCCACGTAATGTTGGTCAGGTGCCAATCTACTACAACCGCAAGAACACGGGTCGTCCATTGGATGAAAAGCACTGGGCAGATTACAAATCATCTTACATTGATTCACCAAACTCTCCATTGTACCCATTCGGTTACGGTTTGAGTTATACTTCTTTCCAATACAGCAATTTGAAACTTGACCAAAAATCTTTCACTAAAGATGGTCAGATTAAAGTTTCTGTAGACGTGAAAAACACAGGTAAATATGACGGTCAGGAGATTGTGCAGATGTACATCCGCGACATCGCCGCTTCGGTTACCCGTCCTGTGAAAGAATTGAAAGGATTCCACAAAATCGCATTGAAAAAAGGAGAAACAAAAACGGTTCACTTTACCATCAACAAGAAAACCATCGAGTTCCTTGGATTGGATGCGAAAACTTTGGTAGCTGAACCAGGCAAATTCGACCTTTGGGTAGCGAAAAGCGCTGGCGACAACTCATTACATACACAGTTCTCTTACCAATAA
- a CDS encoding TonB-dependent receptor, translating into MRKHLLLIMFIMMGNLAAFAQDLSISGIVRDTDGSGLPGASVLVKGTTHGVSTDMDGKFTLDGLSKDNTIVFSFIGMESQEAVVGNRSNFDIQLKAQVNNLQEVVVVGYGQAKSKDLTSPIATIKSDELTKVHSTSPMGSIQGKVPGVTVVNSGAPGAGASVHIRGVGSIGNSSPLYVVDGMFYDDINFLNPNDIESMSILKDASAAAIYGVKAANGVVLITTKGGVKNTKMKVVYDGYYGVQTVTQRLKMANTAQYSSIMRASGNADLAGLVDKSMAYYGANGNLPSVDTDWYGELLKDSAPIQSHNLTLSGGTEKSTYSFGVSYFDQDGIMNATGNYNRLSFRTKMDYQLTKALKVGTNFMFTDENSQHDNDGAWFQAFINAPIYPVMDGKLTDAESFPLKFATPHFFGKDANGQPIDGYDTYYTNPMLMAAYTGDNKNEAYRFMPSFFAELKPFQSKDITFRSAINMDYRYGRGRTYTPSYVNGKSIQEKNHLTKYDQWNANYVWDNTATWGLNFGDNDLTVMAGFSVRQNNYRRAWANVDDVKNPDYINSGDKTSSTADDAGSRFRGVSAFSRISYALKDRYLVSATMRADGSSKYQQTWGYFPSIGLGWVMSDENFMAGLKNHGVDFLKLRASWGQLGNDNVAANDGFAKVSHGGLGDSGVFGGTNMIPGMVNQTNYTDLNWEKVEETNVGIDSKFLDYRLNIEADYFRRDTKDLAFSNTLPNGKGSLLRNSGTVRNSGIELNVNWNDKIGDDFSYSIGGNLSKLHNEVISLGDQPNYYTGSPEFPQLTEVGTPLFSFYGYKKLGVYQNQAEIDGDPIAKANGLQPGDFKYEDKDGDGQLTPDDRQLIGNYQPDYTYGINLSMTYKSWTLGATFQGVQGVDLFNRRRADINKHPRNNMDAAVANGLWTGEGSTNAYPSAAGLFKPWNTQKFSTFFIEDGSYFRVQNIRLAYNLPKSLLSKLQISSAQLYLNADRPFTSFKSNGFTPEVPGGIDSGVYPVSSVFSLGANVTF; encoded by the coding sequence ATGCGTAAACATCTATTATTAATTATGTTCATCATGATGGGCAACCTTGCGGCATTTGCGCAAGACCTGTCAATCTCGGGGATTGTCCGAGATACTGATGGAAGCGGCTTGCCAGGTGCAAGTGTGTTGGTGAAAGGAACCACTCACGGGGTTTCTACTGATATGGATGGTAAATTCACCTTAGACGGCTTGTCGAAAGACAACACGATCGTCTTTTCATTCATTGGAATGGAATCTCAGGAAGCCGTTGTAGGTAACCGTTCAAATTTCGACATTCAGTTGAAAGCTCAAGTGAACAACCTTCAGGAGGTTGTTGTAGTAGGTTATGGTCAGGCAAAATCGAAAGATTTGACTTCTCCAATTGCTACGATTAAATCTGACGAATTAACGAAAGTACACTCTACATCCCCTATGGGAAGTATTCAGGGTAAAGTTCCTGGTGTAACTGTTGTTAACTCTGGTGCTCCAGGTGCGGGCGCTTCAGTTCACATTCGTGGTGTAGGTTCTATCGGGAACTCTTCTCCATTATATGTAGTGGATGGAATGTTCTACGATGATATTAACTTCTTGAACCCTAACGATATCGAGTCGATGTCGATTTTGAAAGATGCTTCAGCAGCAGCGATCTACGGGGTAAAAGCAGCGAATGGTGTTGTTTTGATCACTACCAAAGGCGGTGTGAAAAATACAAAAATGAAAGTCGTTTATGACGGCTACTATGGTGTCCAAACCGTTACGCAAAGATTGAAAATGGCCAATACGGCACAGTATTCTTCGATCATGCGTGCATCAGGAAATGCAGACCTTGCAGGTTTGGTAGACAAATCAATGGCTTATTATGGTGCCAATGGCAACCTTCCTTCAGTGGACACTGACTGGTACGGAGAATTGCTAAAAGATTCAGCGCCTATTCAGAGCCATAACCTGACCCTTTCAGGTGGTACTGAAAAATCTACTTACTCTTTCGGTGTAAGTTATTTTGATCAGGATGGTATCATGAATGCAACGGGTAACTACAACCGTTTGTCGTTCCGTACCAAAATGGATTACCAATTGACGAAAGCGTTGAAAGTGGGAACAAACTTCATGTTCACTGATGAAAACTCACAACATGATAACGACGGTGCTTGGTTCCAGGCATTTATCAATGCGCCAATTTACCCTGTAATGGATGGTAAATTGACTGATGCAGAATCTTTCCCATTGAAATTCGCGACGCCTCACTTCTTCGGAAAAGATGCTAACGGCCAGCCTATCGACGGTTACGATACTTATTATACTAACCCAATGTTGATGGCCGCTTACACAGGAGATAACAAGAATGAAGCTTACCGTTTCATGCCTTCGTTCTTTGCTGAATTGAAGCCTTTCCAGAGCAAGGATATCACTTTCCGTTCTGCTATCAACATGGATTATCGCTACGGACGTGGCCGTACTTATACGCCAAGTTATGTGAATGGTAAATCTATTCAAGAGAAAAACCACTTGACAAAATACGATCAGTGGAATGCCAACTATGTATGGGATAACACCGCTACATGGGGATTGAACTTCGGAGATAACGACTTGACTGTAATGGCTGGTTTCTCTGTTCGTCAGAACAACTACCGCCGTGCATGGGCTAATGTTGATGATGTGAAAAACCCTGATTATATCAATTCTGGTGACAAAACATCTTCTACAGCTGATGATGCTGGATCTCGTTTCCGTGGTGTTTCTGCCTTCTCTCGTATCTCTTATGCTTTGAAAGACCGTTATTTGGTATCTGCAACAATGCGTGCCGATGGTTCTTCTAAATACCAACAAACTTGGGGTTATTTCCCATCTATCGGTTTGGGTTGGGTAATGTCTGACGAGAACTTCATGGCTGGTTTGAAAAACCATGGTGTTGATTTCTTGAAGTTGCGTGCTTCATGGGGTCAGTTGGGTAACGATAACGTTGCTGCTAACGATGGTTTTGCAAAAGTTTCTCACGGTGGATTGGGTGACTCTGGGGTGTTCGGTGGTACGAACATGATTCCTGGTATGGTTAACCAAACCAACTACACTGATTTGAACTGGGAAAAAGTAGAAGAGACCAACGTTGGTATCGACTCTAAATTCTTGGACTACCGTCTGAACATCGAAGCGGATTACTTCCGTCGTGATACTAAAGACTTGGCATTCTCAAACACTTTGCCTAACGGTAAAGGATCTTTGCTTCGTAACTCTGGTACTGTTCGTAACTCAGGTATTGAGTTGAACGTGAACTGGAACGATAAAATCGGCGATGATTTCAGCTACTCTATCGGTGGTAACTTGTCGAAATTACACAACGAAGTGATCTCTTTGGGAGATCAGCCAAACTACTATACAGGTTCTCCTGAATTCCCTCAATTGACAGAGGTAGGTACACCATTGTTCTCGTTCTACGGATACAAAAAATTGGGTGTTTACCAAAATCAAGCGGAAATCGACGGTGACCCAATCGCTAAAGCGAATGGCTTGCAACCTGGTGATTTCAAATATGAGGATAAAGATGGTGATGGCCAGTTAACTCCTGATGACCGTCAGTTGATTGGTAACTACCAACCAGATTACACTTATGGTATCAACTTGAGCATGACTTACAAATCATGGACTTTAGGCGCTACTTTCCAAGGTGTTCAGGGCGTAGATTTGTTCAACCGTCGTCGTGCGGATATCAACAAACACCCTCGTAACAACATGGATGCCGCAGTGGCGAATGGTCTTTGGACTGGCGAAGGAAGCACTAACGCTTACCCATCTGCAGCAGGTTTGTTCAAGCCTTGGAACACACAGAAATTCTCTACTTTCTTCATCGAAGACGGTTCATATTTCCGAGTTCAGAACATCCGTTTGGCTTACAACTTGCCAAAAAGCTTGTTGAGCAAATTACAGATTTCTTCAGCACAGCTTTACTTGAATGCTGACCGTCCATTTACTTCTTTCAAATCTAATGGCTTTACGCCAGAGGTTCCAGGTGGTATTGACAGCGGTGTTTACCCAGTATCTTCAGTATTCTCTTTGGGTGCTAACGTAACATTCTAA